The window acGCATTGATAAATACGAagtaaatcaaaaattattgagAAAGTCCATTGTACTTTAGAACATCAAAAACATTTATCTCTCCAATATTTGATGATAAGCGATCGACTTTTCATAtggcattattatttttacgatactGACACAAGAAAATCGACTGaaacaattattaacaaattataaaaaattaaattaattaacacaaTGAATTTTAACAATGGATACAAATTTTGCGGTGAAATAACGGCTAtgctgttattttttttttttttttatttttaatatatataatgtctaTACCAATTAagtttaattacatataattattgaaaacatAAATGCGGTAATTCGACTTCATCAAACATGATAAACAATAAACTGCACAGtacaaaacaaatttattaacaatataaccTAAACACAATTCGAAACACAAGCTATGTTTAAAGTCGTGTAATGACTACGTTGTTACCGGTGTTGTCGGATCGACGGAATAAAAATAGGACGGTAGTGGGGGATGGTAGGACAATGTGTAGTAATGTAGTACGAGTAGtgtagtagcagcagtagtatTGTTAGGATTAGGTTAGGTTAGTCAACGTATCATAAGACATAACTCATGTCACGTGACAAAAATGACGTAGTTGTAGAATAGTAGTGGGGGTAATTTGACGTCATGTATACCCTCGTGAGGGTATTCTCCTGGCAACTACGGTGATCCCATCGATGCAGTTTTTTCTTACCGCGCAGTTTGTTTATGTATACCTATGCTATCGAATCTCACGACCTTTGCTCGGCTCGTATAATCCCTTATtactgtataataataatatatatatatatatatatacgtgtgtgtgtattcaaaaatataattatacattatgttaagaaatatgaatgataatGCATGGAGAATCTGAAGAATTTACGATACAACATCGGTATGATACAAATCCGATGGAATTTCAAATTTGGCGCTAATGTCGATACTAATTTGGAATGCGCTTTGTCTTTATTTGtaaacagatatatatttgaGCATTTTATTCCAGTTATAATGGATGATTaagattacttttaatttcattatttattaatgtttgaAGTTATGccgtatactttttattatttgatatggatatatatttaataattaagtgAAGCAACTTGTTTAATAAATGTGTGACATGCTTTGGTTTAATACAACCAActgttttgtatatattttcatatagtctaatataaatatttaaacggtCATGGAAAATCGAATTCATGaggaattaattataaaagaagaagaaaacggagAAGAAGAATGTGAATCTTCGACAAGcaaaaaagaaggtaaaatttttatcacaaAAGTGACGaggaataaatttaaatgttattgCAATCTAAAGGAACGACACGAGATAACACTGAAACGGCAATTGGTATACGACCAAGGCCTTTGATCTATAAACCAGATAATGCAAACATAGGGTGTAGGTCAGAACCTATAGAAAGGAAATGGCATTGGGCACCAGGAGCATGGCAAGATGCAACCAGAACCAGTGCCTTTCAACCATACAAGGTACGATATTTCTAATTCGTTATACATTACAATATTCTTTACtgtattcttataataatgCTCTTACAGCCGCCGACTTTGTTAACTAATTTGCAAAGGGGTAATACGCGAACAAAAATACCTCAACTTTATGGAAGAACAGACATTACATTTCATACGTTAGCTGGCCAGGGAGAACTTACTCCTGAAAGCATTCAACCAGGTTCCTTGCCCTTGTccatgataaaataatacgatattgaACAATTAGTTACGTTCTATGAcacaaatgttttattttgtagGATCTGTAGATCTTCCAGACGAGAAAGGTTTAACAGGTCTTATGTGGGCTGCAGGATACGGACAATTAGGTAGTGCA is drawn from Vespula pensylvanica isolate Volc-1 chromosome 10, ASM1446617v1, whole genome shotgun sequence and contains these coding sequences:
- the LOC122632553 gene encoding DNA-binding protein RFXANK-like, coding for MENRIHEELIIKEEENGEEECESSTSKKEGTTRDNTETAIGIRPRPLIYKPDNANIGCRSEPIERKWHWAPGAWQDATRTSAFQPYKPPTLLTNLQRGNTRTKIPQLYGRTDITFHTLAGQGELTPESIQPGSVDLPDEKGLTGLMWAAGYGQLGSARQLLKAGANKNYRGHNGETPLHLAAAYGHHDLVKLLLNHGADSNASDEEGNTPLIYGAHGDHPHVCFELLSRGADITHRNVHNISAYQAAIINNSLTAKAVIENYLLQQVVNVPSDILQ